Proteins encoded within one genomic window of Pseudanabaena sp. BC1403:
- a CDS encoding PAS domain S-box protein produces MSISRKRSPFTSIPLSSVLIFPFVAIIVGTVGLVGYLSYQSGQQAIENLASQLLRQTSERISDRLNSYLQISQQVVAANDLAVKQGTLNINDQEKLRQQLWQQMLLNPSLPTNIYSSEDGNGIGYLRISSEEFRKLAETATGKNISLGSIFFYKIVPNQRRYYSTDSQGKPLQLFLQFDDDFRTVSWYRQAKDIGKQAWTPVSLARVLPLLQTVAVAPVYDVAGRLSGFFSSNYFLSDISLFLTQLKFTPTGQVFVIERSGDLVATSLATEASGIRQADKNFSRILSSESQDNLTKEVSRQLRQKFGDFNNLKESKQLSLTISGARHFVQITPYQDEYGLDWLVVTTFPESDFMSEIQKNVYRTILLCGLSLATSIGIGIWTSRRISRSLFHLTQTAKSFSENRLEQTMPDTSITEVQILKEALHQMIIDLNDADQMRLNYELDLEKQVAEKTAALTEAQRISHVGSWEFDVATGKNTWSAEQFRILGFDPNVPLPSYPNFFDIVPPNDRPNLRKAVEEAISHGTPYTIEHGIIRPDGSICYIISRGEAICDEEGKVIKLVGTITDVSDLKQVEIALRQSESRFQRIKDSGMVGIIMTTLTGEISEANDAFLQIIGYDRTDLLTGNLRWDSITPSDYRDVDAAAVAHLLAYGWVQTFEKDYIHKDGNRRTVLVSGALIEGSTNQVISIIVDISDRKQLEKELAHSRDLRELIFNESADALFLVDSETSLVIDCNQQAIKLFEGDCKNDLLNIVGQTLHKRQFTRQELDQIDQEVNQKGFCDLEVEYVTRKGRKFWGYLSLKRITFGEQSFSLARVVDITVRKQTELVLAKAKATAEEATRAKSAFLANMSHEIRTPMNGVMGMTQLLETTTLTEEQADFVKTIKDSSESLLTIINDILDLSKIESGMLEIEKWDFKLEDVVSRVSHLLNCQAIAKQIDLQYEIATEIPIVIGDYARLRQILLNLVSNAVKFTQSGQVFISVSGKPLDEEEEDQDSASSIFLAEEQRVRKKYQLKFAISDTGVGIKCELIDRLFQPFTQADASINRKYGGTGLGLAICKRLVELMNGRIWVESFGRIGGNPPEDWKPLLDTQGSTFYFEIEVLTSQTIYEPFESTIRETAIDKKFAEEFPLRILLVEDNIANQMVASSLLKKLGYQINYIANDGFEALQALQNNVYDLILMDLQMPKMDGITATKIIRTELMSQVPIVAMTADVMPEDRQACFDVGMNDYVSKPINIPEIMRIVSSISIGNS; encoded by the coding sequence ATGAGCATTTCTCGCAAGCGATCGCCATTCACAAGTATTCCACTTAGCTCAGTGCTAATTTTCCCATTTGTGGCGATAATTGTGGGTACGGTGGGACTGGTTGGCTATCTGTCTTACCAGAGTGGTCAGCAAGCGATCGAGAATTTGGCTAGCCAACTATTGAGGCAAACTTCAGAACGAATTAGCGATCGCCTCAATAGTTATTTACAAATTTCACAGCAGGTTGTCGCCGCTAATGACTTGGCGGTCAAACAGGGAACGCTCAATATTAATGATCAAGAAAAATTAAGACAGCAACTTTGGCAGCAGATGCTATTAAACCCATCACTGCCCACCAATATTTATTCAAGCGAGGATGGGAATGGGATTGGCTATCTGCGAATTAGCTCTGAAGAATTTCGGAAACTTGCAGAAACAGCCACAGGAAAGAATATTTCCCTTGGCTCTATTTTTTTTTACAAAATTGTTCCCAACCAGCGTCGATACTATTCAACTGACTCCCAAGGCAAACCGCTTCAACTATTTTTACAATTCGATGATGACTTTCGCACTGTTAGTTGGTATAGGCAAGCTAAAGATATTGGTAAGCAAGCATGGACTCCAGTATCTTTAGCACGAGTTCTTCCATTATTACAAACAGTAGCAGTTGCACCTGTCTATGATGTCGCGGGAAGACTATCTGGATTTTTCTCTAGCAACTATTTTCTGTCTGATATTAGTCTATTTCTTACGCAGTTAAAGTTCACTCCTACGGGACAAGTATTTGTCATTGAGAGATCAGGAGATCTAGTGGCGACATCACTTGCTACTGAAGCTTCAGGCATAAGACAAGCAGACAAAAATTTTTCTCGAATCCTCTCTTCAGAAAGTCAAGATAATCTGACGAAGGAAGTGTCTAGACAGCTTCGTCAGAAATTTGGTGATTTTAACAATCTCAAGGAATCTAAACAATTAAGTTTGACTATATCGGGAGCCCGCCATTTTGTGCAGATCACTCCCTATCAGGACGAATACGGATTAGACTGGCTCGTTGTGACGACGTTCCCTGAATCTGACTTTATGTCGGAAATACAGAAGAATGTTTATCGAACGATTCTATTATGTGGATTATCTCTAGCAACTTCCATTGGTATCGGCATTTGGACATCTCGACGCATTTCGCGATCGCTGTTTCATCTCACCCAAACTGCCAAGTCTTTCTCTGAAAATCGTCTAGAACAAACAATGCCAGATACGAGCATTACTGAAGTACAAATCTTGAAAGAAGCTTTGCATCAAATGATAATCGATCTGAATGATGCTGATCAAATGCGCTTAAATTATGAGCTAGATTTAGAAAAACAGGTTGCGGAAAAAACGGCTGCATTAACAGAAGCACAACGCATCTCTCATGTGGGAAGTTGGGAGTTTGATGTGGCAACTGGCAAAAATACTTGGTCTGCCGAACAGTTTCGCATCTTGGGATTTGATCCAAATGTACCATTACCGAGTTATCCAAACTTTTTCGATATCGTACCACCCAATGATCGACCCAATCTTCGGAAAGCTGTAGAAGAGGCGATCTCCCACGGGACACCTTACACAATAGAACATGGTATTATCCGCCCTGACGGTTCAATTTGCTACATCATTAGCCGAGGCGAGGCGATCTGCGATGAAGAAGGGAAAGTGATTAAACTGGTTGGCACGATTACAGATGTTAGCGATCTCAAACAAGTTGAAATTGCTCTACGGCAAAGTGAGTCAAGGTTTCAGCGAATCAAGGATTCTGGCATGGTTGGTATTATCATGACAACTCTAACAGGTGAGATCAGCGAGGCAAATGATGCATTCCTCCAAATAATCGGTTACGACCGTACGGATCTGCTGACTGGAAATCTGCGATGGGATTCAATCACTCCATCTGACTACAGAGATGTCGATGCGGCGGCTGTCGCCCACTTGCTTGCCTACGGATGGGTACAAACCTTTGAGAAAGATTATATCCACAAAGATGGTAATCGGCGCACGGTCTTGGTTAGTGGCGCTCTGATAGAAGGAAGTACCAATCAAGTGATCTCTATCATTGTAGATATTAGCGATCGCAAACAGTTAGAAAAAGAGCTAGCCCACAGCCGCGATTTACGAGAATTAATCTTTAATGAGTCCGCTGATGCGTTGTTCTTAGTCGATAGCGAGACTTCACTCGTAATAGACTGCAATCAGCAAGCCATAAAACTATTTGAAGGAGATTGTAAAAATGATCTGCTTAACATTGTAGGTCAAACTCTCCACAAACGTCAGTTTACAAGACAAGAACTTGATCAGATTGATCAAGAAGTCAACCAAAAAGGCTTTTGCGACTTAGAAGTAGAATATGTTACTCGTAAGGGGCGTAAATTTTGGGGATATCTTTCTCTTAAGAGAATTACTTTTGGAGAACAAAGTTTTAGTCTGGCGCGGGTAGTGGATATCACAGTCCGCAAGCAAACAGAACTCGTCCTAGCCAAAGCTAAAGCAACCGCAGAAGAAGCCACTAGGGCAAAAAGTGCATTTTTAGCAAATATGAGTCATGAAATCCGTACTCCTATGAATGGCGTGATGGGAATGACACAACTTCTAGAAACTACAACTCTTACAGAAGAACAAGCCGATTTTGTAAAAACGATTAAGGATAGTAGTGAATCTCTTCTAACCATTATCAACGATATTCTTGATCTATCTAAAATCGAATCAGGCATGTTAGAAATAGAAAAATGGGATTTCAAGTTAGAGGATGTTGTAAGTAGAGTTTCTCATCTTCTAAATTGTCAAGCGATCGCAAAGCAAATTGATCTCCAATATGAGATTGCGACTGAGATACCTATAGTGATTGGAGACTACGCTCGTTTGCGCCAGATATTACTAAATCTTGTCTCTAATGCTGTTAAATTCACTCAAAGTGGTCAAGTTTTTATTTCAGTTAGCGGAAAGCCTCTAGATGAGGAAGAGGAGGATCAAGATTCTGCCTCATCTATTTTTCTGGCAGAAGAACAAAGGGTCAGGAAGAAATATCAACTAAAATTTGCGATTTCTGATACAGGTGTTGGTATCAAATGCGAGCTCATTGACAGACTATTCCAGCCATTTACCCAAGCTGATGCCTCCATTAATCGGAAATATGGTGGTACTGGATTAGGACTGGCGATCTGCAAACGACTAGTCGAGTTAATGAATGGCAGAATCTGGGTAGAGAGCTTTGGTCGAATTGGTGGTAATCCCCCCGAAGACTGGAAGCCTTTGCTCGATACTCAAGGTTCAACATTTTACTTTGAGATTGAAGTCTTAACTAGTCAAACAATCTATGAACCTTTTGAATCAACAATTAGGGAAACTGCGATCGACAAAAAATTTGCTGAGGAATTTCCTTTAAGGATTCTCTTAGTAGAAGATAATATAGCTAATCAAATGGTTGCTAGTTCACTACTGAAAAAACTAGGTTATCAAATCAATTATATTGCTAACGATGGATTCGAGGCTTTGCAAGCTTTGCAAAATAATGTCTACGATCTGATCCTTATGGATTTGCAAATGCCAAAAATGGATGGTATAACCGCCACAAAGATTATTCGCACTGAATTAATGAGCCAAGTGCCGATTGTTGCTATGACTGCCGATGTGATGCCCGAAGATCGTCAAGCTTGTTTTGATGTTGGGATGAATGATTATGTCAGCAAACCGATTAATATCCCAGAAATTATGCGTATAGTTTCTTCGATAAGTATTGGCAATTCATAA
- a CDS encoding chromophore lyase CpcT/CpeT: MTVITNPNDVYTLAQWLAGDHSNWEQAIDNPPFFAHIRVGIRALPNPITEDGVWLFLEQAYDYELNHPYRTAVLHLIFQNDRIEMINYRLKNAETFFGASRDRDRLQALDIDAIEQLEGCTQWVDRVDHQIFKGAVEPGKKCCVNRKGVDTYLAIEFEVTENTYSSLDRGYDLITDERVWGSIAGAFQFVKKTSFSNEITIGSTP; this comes from the coding sequence ATGACAGTAATTACAAATCCTAACGATGTGTATACCCTTGCTCAATGGCTAGCAGGTGATCATAGTAACTGGGAACAAGCGATCGATAATCCGCCATTTTTTGCCCATATTCGCGTTGGCATTCGCGCGTTACCAAATCCCATTACCGAAGACGGCGTATGGCTATTTCTAGAGCAAGCATACGACTACGAGCTAAACCACCCCTATCGCACGGCAGTTTTACATCTGATTTTTCAAAACGATCGCATTGAAATGATCAACTATCGCCTCAAAAATGCGGAAACTTTCTTTGGTGCTAGTCGCGATCGCGATCGGCTTCAAGCGCTTGATATCGATGCGATCGAGCAGCTAGAAGGCTGTACCCAATGGGTGGATCGTGTTGATCACCAAATATTCAAAGGTGCGGTCGAGCCAGGAAAAAAATGTTGCGTTAATCGTAAAGGTGTCGATACCTATCTCGCGATTGAGTTTGAAGTTACGGAAAACACATATAGCAGCCTTGATCGTGGCTATGATCTAATAACCGATGAGAGAGTATGGGGTTCGATCGCAGGAGCTTTCCAGTTTGTGAAAAAGACAAGCTTTAGCAACGAAATTACCATAGGATCTACTCCTTAA
- the purD gene encoding phosphoribosylamine--glycine ligase: MKVLVVGSGGREHALAWKLLQSPNIDRVFCIPGNGGTAAMSSCQNVSLSIDDFEGILRFAQVQGVGFTIVGPELPLALGIVDYFQAAEALIFGPTQEGAQIEASKSWAKALMQEANIPTAASATFTSLEAAQAYIKEKGAPIVIKADGLASGKGVTVAMTLEEATEAIDRIFAGQFGSAGETVVIEEFMTGQEVSVLAVTDGKTIRPLSPAQDHKRLGDGDTGPNTGGMGAYAPAPIATPELMAKVQTQVLEPTIAALNARGIDYRGCLYAGLMITPEGEPKVVEFNCRLGDPETQAVLPLLDNNLDDLLMACVEGNLANFPPLKWKKQSSVCVVMAAGGYPDKVETGQFITGIGKAEDLGAFVFQSGTKLKNNALVTNGGRVLGVTALGDDIKNAIANVYNAIEFVAYDGMYYRKDIASKAI; this comes from the coding sequence TTGAAAGTCCTCGTAGTTGGCAGTGGCGGTAGAGAACACGCCCTAGCTTGGAAGCTTCTGCAATCTCCCAATATTGATCGCGTCTTTTGCATACCAGGAAACGGCGGTACAGCAGCCATGTCAAGCTGTCAGAACGTTTCCCTCAGCATTGATGATTTTGAAGGGATTTTAAGGTTTGCTCAAGTACAGGGAGTTGGTTTTACAATTGTTGGGCCCGAACTGCCGCTAGCACTTGGCATTGTTGATTATTTTCAAGCGGCTGAAGCATTAATCTTTGGTCCGACCCAAGAAGGCGCACAGATTGAAGCTAGCAAGTCATGGGCAAAGGCTCTTATGCAAGAAGCTAATATCCCTACCGCCGCCAGTGCCACTTTCACAAGTCTCGAAGCCGCACAAGCTTATATAAAAGAGAAGGGTGCACCAATCGTGATCAAAGCAGATGGTTTGGCAAGCGGCAAGGGAGTCACTGTAGCCATGACGCTGGAAGAAGCCACCGAAGCAATTGATCGCATTTTTGCGGGACAGTTCGGCTCCGCAGGTGAAACCGTGGTAATCGAAGAGTTTATGACTGGGCAAGAAGTCTCTGTTCTCGCAGTCACCGATGGCAAAACCATTCGCCCACTAAGCCCTGCTCAAGATCATAAGCGGCTCGGCGATGGTGATACTGGGCCTAATACAGGTGGGATGGGAGCTTACGCTCCTGCCCCGATCGCAACGCCTGAGTTGATGGCAAAAGTGCAGACCCAAGTTTTAGAACCTACGATCGCAGCTTTGAATGCTAGAGGCATTGACTATCGTGGTTGCCTCTATGCGGGGTTAATGATTACTCCCGAAGGTGAGCCAAAAGTTGTCGAGTTTAACTGCCGATTAGGCGATCCTGAAACCCAAGCTGTATTGCCATTGCTCGACAACAATCTTGATGATTTGCTCATGGCTTGCGTCGAAGGTAACCTAGCTAATTTTCCACCACTTAAATGGAAAAAGCAATCGTCTGTATGTGTCGTCATGGCAGCAGGTGGCTATCCAGACAAGGTAGAGACTGGGCAGTTTATTACAGGTATCGGCAAAGCCGAAGATTTGGGGGCTTTTGTGTTTCAGTCAGGAACGAAACTCAAAAATAATGCTTTAGTGACCAATGGTGGTCGAGTGCTTGGGGTGACGGCTTTGGGCGATGATATTAAAAATGCAATCGCTAATGTATACAACGCCATTGAGTTTGTTGCTTATGATGGCATGTACTACCGCAAGGATATTGCTAGCAAAGCAATTTAA
- a CDS encoding Rieske (2Fe-2S) protein, which produces MNYNPAKQMAKVKIASTADVVSDKVLKTKANGQAVIVAKVGDKYCAIANKCPHFGLPLAKGKFENGVITCPFHGSKFEICTGKNTEWVDSFVGIPLPDVAKKMIAMGKTSTDVKSFTVTQEGSDLFIDA; this is translated from the coding sequence ATGAACTATAATCCCGCAAAACAAATGGCTAAAGTCAAAATTGCTTCTACTGCCGATGTCGTTTCTGATAAAGTCCTGAAAACCAAAGCTAATGGACAGGCTGTAATCGTCGCCAAAGTTGGTGATAAATATTGTGCGATCGCAAATAAATGTCCTCACTTTGGATTGCCTTTAGCCAAAGGCAAATTTGAAAATGGTGTAATTACTTGTCCCTTCCATGGTTCTAAGTTTGAAATTTGTACTGGCAAAAATACTGAATGGGTGGATTCCTTTGTTGGTATTCCCTTACCTGATGTCGCAAAAAAAATGATTGCCATGGGCAAAACTTCTACTGACGTGAAAAGCTTCACCGTCACCCAAGAAGGCTCAGATCTATTTATCGACGCATAA
- the fabF gene encoding beta-ketoacyl-ACP synthase II: MQNPQPLSRVVVTGLGAITPIGNTVEEYWQGLVDGKNGITEITRFDTTDHECRVGGEVKGFDPLAYVPAKEARRMDRFAQFGVSASIQALRDANLEITPLNAPQIGVLLGTGIGGLQVLEDQHEIIRTKGPSRCSPFMIPMMIGNMAAGLTAIHTGAQGPNSCTVTACAAGSNAIGDAFRLVQSGFAQAMICGGTEAAITPLGFAGFASARAMSRRNDDPAHASRPFDKDRDGFVMGEGAGILIIENLEHALARGAKIYAEIVGYGCTCDAYHMTSPSPNGEGAVRAMTLALNDGDITPEMVDYINAHGTSTSANDSTETKAIKKVLGDHAYKVAVSSTKSMTGHLLGGSGGIEAVATVLAVQNNIAPPTMNLENPDPDCDLDYVPNKSRPMTINVATSNSFGFGGHNVTLVFKKYQ; encoded by the coding sequence ATGCAAAACCCTCAGCCCCTCTCTCGCGTCGTTGTCACTGGACTAGGTGCAATCACACCGATCGGTAACACGGTCGAAGAATACTGGCAAGGTCTAGTCGATGGCAAAAACGGAATTACGGAAATTACTCGCTTTGATACAACCGATCATGAATGTCGAGTTGGCGGTGAAGTAAAAGGTTTCGATCCACTTGCCTATGTCCCAGCCAAAGAAGCGCGCCGTATGGATCGCTTTGCTCAGTTTGGTGTGAGCGCCAGTATCCAAGCATTACGCGATGCTAATCTGGAAATAACGCCGCTTAATGCACCTCAGATAGGTGTTTTGCTAGGTACTGGGATTGGTGGATTGCAGGTACTCGAAGATCAGCATGAAATTATTCGCACCAAAGGTCCAAGCCGTTGCAGTCCATTTATGATCCCGATGATGATCGGCAATATGGCAGCTGGCTTGACCGCAATTCATACTGGTGCGCAGGGACCCAACTCTTGTACAGTCACTGCTTGTGCGGCTGGCTCTAATGCGATCGGTGATGCATTTCGTTTAGTCCAAAGTGGCTTTGCTCAAGCGATGATCTGTGGTGGTACTGAGGCAGCGATTACACCGCTCGGCTTTGCAGGTTTTGCCTCAGCAAGAGCAATGTCTCGCCGAAATGACGATCCTGCCCATGCTTCTCGTCCCTTTGACAAAGATCGCGATGGTTTTGTGATGGGTGAAGGCGCAGGTATCTTGATCATTGAAAATCTAGAACATGCTCTAGCGCGTGGAGCAAAAATCTATGCTGAAATCGTTGGCTATGGCTGCACCTGTGATGCTTACCATATGACATCACCTTCACCTAATGGTGAAGGTGCAGTAAGAGCAATGACTCTCGCCCTAAATGATGGCGATATTACCCCTGAGATGGTGGACTATATCAACGCTCATGGTACTAGTACTTCAGCAAATGATAGTACTGAGACTAAGGCTATCAAAAAAGTTTTAGGCGATCATGCCTACAAAGTTGCAGTTAGTTCTACTAAGTCGATGACGGGACATTTACTTGGCGGTTCGGGCGGTATTGAGGCAGTAGCAACAGTTTTAGCTGTGCAAAATAATATTGCTCCACCAACGATGAACTTAGAAAATCCTGATCCTGACTGTGATCTCGACTATGTGCCTAACAAGTCCCGTCCGATGACGATTAATGTGGCGACCTCTAACTCCTTTGGGTTTGGCGGTCATAACGTTACGTTAGTTTTCAAAAAATACCAATAG
- the acpP gene encoding acyl carrier protein, translating to MSTFEQVQDIVASQLGVDKAEVKPEASFANDLGADSLDTVELVMALEEKFGVEIPDEDAEKIATVQNAVDYIDSKQAA from the coding sequence ATGAGTACCTTTGAGCAAGTTCAAGACATCGTTGCATCCCAATTAGGCGTTGATAAAGCCGAAGTTAAGCCTGAAGCTAGCTTTGCGAACGACCTTGGCGCTGACTCTCTCGATACTGTCGAATTAGTTATGGCATTGGAAGAAAAATTCGGCGTTGAAATCCCCGACGAAGACGCAGAAAAAATTGCCACCGTGCAGAACGCCGTTGATTACATTGACAGTAAACAAGCTGCTTAA
- a CDS encoding glutaminase, with product MEKDLMRENDLQQWLKLARQEVAKGSLPNYIPLLAQADPQAIAIAIQKVNGDHLMAGDTELTFPLMSVIKPFLLLYLLETKGAEQVFQLVDRQATSEPFNAISKGKPKNSMINSGAIALSSLLESCETLQNWLNQRSCTNLTLDLEILASVRSVANRRNLAIADQLKNLGIISNPRKALAVYEEICCLRGNVQDLAKIGTLLVYAQRSSSIPIVLEVMTECGMYESSAEFAQDIGVPSKSSISGALLSIIPDQAAISCYSPALDATGNSVSGLFLIRKIKNYVLGLGREES from the coding sequence ATGGAAAAAGATCTTATGCGCGAAAATGATCTTCAACAATGGCTGAAATTAGCTCGACAAGAAGTAGCTAAAGGCAGCCTACCAAACTATATTCCCTTGCTGGCTCAGGCTGATCCACAGGCGATCGCGATCGCCATCCAAAAAGTTAACGGCGATCATCTGATGGCAGGTGACACAGAGTTAACTTTTCCGTTAATGAGCGTAATCAAGCCATTCTTGTTGCTTTACTTATTAGAGACAAAAGGTGCTGAACAGGTTTTTCAGTTGGTTGATCGCCAAGCAACATCGGAACCATTTAACGCTATTTCTAAAGGCAAACCCAAAAATTCGATGATTAATAGCGGCGCGATCGCCCTGTCATCCCTATTAGAATCTTGTGAAACATTACAAAATTGGCTCAATCAGCGATCATGCACAAATTTGACACTGGATCTAGAAATTTTAGCTTCAGTTCGATCAGTTGCTAATCGTCGTAATTTAGCGATCGCCGATCAACTTAAAAATCTAGGCATAATTTCTAATCCTAGGAAAGCTCTTGCGGTTTATGAAGAAATTTGTTGTTTGCGAGGTAATGTGCAAGATCTCGCAAAAATTGGCACTTTGTTAGTTTATGCGCAGCGATCTTCTAGTATTCCAATCGTATTGGAAGTTATGACCGAATGCGGCATGTATGAATCATCAGCAGAATTTGCTCAGGATATAGGAGTTCCCTCAAAGTCAAGTATTAGCGGCGCTTTACTATCGATTATTCCTGATCAAGCAGCGATCTCCTGTTATAGTCCTGCGCTTGATGCAACTGGTAATTCAGTCTCAGGACTATTTTTAATCCGAAAAATTAAAAACTATGTTTTAGGATTAGGGCGCGAAGAGTCGTAA
- a CDS encoding phycobiliprotein lyase translates to MTMMDFFTKSEGVWFIHRTVHHFDSVADESGESKIHVKVVAKDDDRVQKICASQNVDLAIASCGASFMWQAHEEGGAEPNPDHAAILVDVPDDAVGRSGKLLRNQGYVERIPVVSRYWFGDDGILTIDTEYDNNQGQERCWFITDDFRVRASTVRMNNGVYLMTYCSERRCVGEADLEAMLQRNLARQN, encoded by the coding sequence ATGACAATGATGGACTTCTTCACAAAAAGTGAAGGAGTTTGGTTTATTCACCGCACCGTACATCATTTCGATAGCGTCGCTGACGAATCTGGGGAGTCGAAGATTCATGTCAAGGTAGTCGCAAAAGACGATGATCGAGTCCAAAAAATCTGTGCATCGCAGAACGTTGACTTAGCGATCGCCTCTTGTGGTGCTAGTTTTATGTGGCAAGCTCATGAAGAGGGTGGGGCGGAGCCAAACCCTGACCACGCAGCAATTTTAGTAGATGTACCAGATGATGCGGTAGGGCGATCAGGCAAATTGTTGCGAAATCAAGGCTATGTCGAAAGAATCCCTGTAGTTAGTCGCTATTGGTTTGGTGATGATGGCATTTTGACTATTGATACTGAATATGACAATAATCAGGGGCAAGAACGTTGTTGGTTTATTACAGACGATTTTCGTGTGCGCGCGAGTACGGTACGTATGAATAACGGCGTTTATTTGATGACCTATTGTTCTGAGCGGCGCTGCGTTGGGGAGGCAGATTTAGAGGCAATGCTACAGAGAAACTTGGCAAGGCAAAACTAG
- a CDS encoding pentapeptide repeat-containing protein, with translation MSKIAQEVLAAIKAGISLNKKDLYQINLSGCDLQKADLQEATLIRANLSLANLSEANLSGADLRSSDLRKAILQKADLQGAYLYRVDLSGADLSEANLTDAKLQGARYDSKTIFPEKFAYKSSGAIGPSASLNGAPLNTGNLKNADLQNANLMGAYLGGADLTGANLAGVRLVQADLRKAILTGAYLQKARLNGANLAGVDLRAADLTDAEFERFESIAGADFTNVQGLTDEMRSRLLSHPQQELETLNQFTLKTTLDSLIR, from the coding sequence ATGTCCAAAATTGCTCAAGAAGTTTTAGCAGCAATCAAAGCAGGGATTTCTTTAAATAAGAAAGATTTGTATCAGATCAATCTCAGTGGATGCGATCTCCAAAAAGCTGATCTGCAAGAAGCAACTCTGATCCGCGCTAATCTAAGTTTGGCAAATTTAAGCGAAGCCAATCTCAGTGGAGCCGATCTGCGTAGCTCTGATCTTCGTAAAGCCATCCTCCAAAAAGCCGATCTCCAAGGAGCTTATTTATATCGTGTCGATCTCAGTGGAGCAGATCTCAGTGAAGCAAATCTGACCGATGCAAAGTTGCAAGGAGCAAGGTATGACAGTAAGACAATTTTTCCTGAGAAATTCGCTTATAAATCCTCAGGTGCGATCGGGCCAAGCGCAAGTTTAAATGGTGCACCACTTAATACAGGTAATCTCAAAAATGCGGATTTGCAAAATGCAAATTTGATGGGTGCGTATCTTGGTGGCGCTGATCTGACTGGGGCAAATTTAGCAGGGGTGCGATTGGTTCAAGCTGATTTGCGAAAGGCTATTTTGACAGGCGCTTATTTGCAAAAAGCCAGATTGAATGGAGCAAATTTAGCGGGGGTTGATCTTCGCGCTGCCGATCTAACTGATGCTGAATTTGAAAGATTTGAAAGTATTGCGGGGGCAGATTTTACCAATGTTCAAGGACTCACTGATGAGATGCGATCGCGGCTTCTCAGTCATCCTCAACAAGAATTAGAGACTCTCAATCAATTTACACTTAAGACTACATTAGATAGCTTAATTAGATAG